AGACCGCCGCCAAGGCGCGCCAGGTCAACCGGGCCTACGTCAGCCAGATGCGCACGCGCCTGAAGCGCTTCCGCAGCCTCGAGGACGCCGCCGAGGCCGGCGCCCTGCTGCCCGAACTCAGCGGCTACCTGGATCGCCTGGCGAAGAAGGGCATCATCAAGACGGCCCGCGCCAACCGGCTCAAGTCCCGCCTGCAGCTGCACCTGAACGGCCTGCCGCAGGGCTAGGCATCCCGCGGGCCTGCCCGAGCGGCGGGCCCGCGCCGGCACTCTCCCTACTCCCCGTCCCCCTCCAGGAACACCGCCGCCTCGCGGTAGCCCTCGGCCAGGTAGCGCCGCGCCTGCTCGCGCCGCTCGGCGCCATCCCAGGCGTGCACGAGCTCGGCCTCGGCGCTCGCG
This region of bacterium genomic DNA includes:
- the rpsT gene encoding 30S ribosomal protein S20; its protein translation is MPHHKSCKKRLKTAAKARQVNRAYVSQMRTRLKRFRSLEDAAEAGALLPELSGYLDRLAKKGIIKTARANRLKSRLQLHLNGLPQG